Genomic window (Pradoshia sp. D12):
TATTCTTTATGGGAATTAGTTTATAAAGAAGAATCTCCTGAATGGAAAAAGTGGGATGCCCCCTATTTTGAACATAAGTCTATATCCTATGATGATTACTTGAAGAAAAGGGATAAGATTATCAATCAAGATTACTACTGGGGAATAGAAGTAGATGGAAAAATAATTGGTACAGTCAGTTATTACTGGGAGCATGAGCCGTCAAAGTGGCTAGAAATGGGCATTGGTATATATAATCCTCAATATTGGAATGGGGGATATGGTACGAGAGCTTTAAAATTATGGATTGACCATTTATTTA
Coding sequences:
- a CDS encoding GNAT family N-acetyltransferase, giving the protein MYKNHELIIRPIREEDLYSLWELVYKEESPEWKKWDAPYFEHKSISYDDYLKKRDKIINQDYYWGIEVDGKIIGTVSYYWEHEPSKWLEMGIGIYNPQYWNGGYGTRALKLWIDHLFKTMPLVRVGYTTWSGNQRMIKVGEKLGMQMEARLRKCRFYDNEYYDSIRMGLLREEWETIK